From Gallus gallus isolate bGalGal1 chromosome 14, bGalGal1.mat.broiler.GRCg7b, whole genome shotgun sequence, one genomic window encodes:
- the SUN1 gene encoding SUN domain-containing protein 1 isoform X15 encodes MDFSRLHTYTPPQCVPENTGYTYALSSSYSSDALDFEIEHKIDPVFDSPRMSRRSLRLAAAGFNKPDSARNDLLHDSSYAGNVTFRDQSSKMVKQRKSINKQSGSVRDVPRKNLSSSPIFNQSSFLSRASDTSMVSTVLDESSIREQTEVDHFWGLDDDGDPKGSDATLLQRNGDIATAETQTTMINGYTCSDCSMLSERKEVLTAYSASSVPSSRIYSRDRSQKHASTHSDYCGSMNIKEFYREDSHLDVNEESIWRAASGIFRLLRAGWNQLLTLLSLLKVFILRKCLPKISRLLLFLIPLLFLLGLWFWGFDTFIALLPLLNRTRIDKVQSVDDSTYVPDPQPDSSRFVQPPKDTINIFDSARISELEKQMAFVSDRCHHHDEEYSKVLLLLHNLQDQVAQMGNRNEILKLIKNVMDQHLKDKRLEEKTDFLALHQEHNLRIITLEDLLRKLSAESKDIQKELEIAKAKTIRDGDEHNQLLSRVKKLELELSQVKSELLTGESVKTSCEKIDVIHEKVDAQVKESVKMMLFGDQHKDFPESLLQWLTSNFVTRSDLQTLLQDLELQILKNITVQMAVTNQRITSEVVTNAVNNAGISGITEAQAQIIVNNALKLYSQDKTGMVDFALESGGGSILSTRCSETYETKTALISLFGIPLWYFSQSPRVVIQPDMYPGNCWAFKGSEGYLVVRLSMKIYPTAFSLEHIPKTLSPSGNITSAPRKFSVYGLDDEYQEEGTFLGQYVYDQEGEPLQMFTVEKSENVFQIVELRILSNWGHAEYTCLYRFRVHGKPAE; translated from the exons ATGGACTTTTCACGTCTACATACGTATACTCCTCCCCAATGTGTGCCAGAGAACACTGGCTATACATATGCACTCAG ttcAAGTTATTCATCAGATGCTTTGGATTTTGAGATTGAGCACAAAATAGATCCAGTGTTTGATTCACCAAGAATGTCTCGGCGTAGTTTACGGTTAGCTGCTGCAGGATTTAATAAACCAGATAGTGCCCGAAATGATCTCCTTCATGACAGCTCTTACGCCGGGAATGTGACTTTCAGGGATCAGTCTTCTAA GATGGTGAAGCAGCGCAAAAGCATAAACAAACAGTCTGGCAGTGTGAGAGACGTGCCAAGGAAAAATCTGTCCAGCTCTCCCATTTTTAACCAAAGCAGTTTCCTTAGCCGTGCCAGCGATACATCAATGGTATCCACTGTGTTGGATGAATCTTCGATTCGAGAGCAGACAGAAGTTGATCATTTCTGGG GTCTTGATGATGATGGTGACCCTAAAG GTAGTGATGCCACGCTCTTGCAGAGAAATGGCGATATAGCAACAGCGGAAACACAGACTACGATGATAAATGGGTACACGTGCAGTGACTGCAGCATGCTTTCTGAACGGAAGGAGGTTCTTACAGCATactctgcttcttctgtgccATCTTCCAGAATTTACTCTAGGGACAGGAGCCAGAAACACGCATCTA CTCACTCAGATTACTGTGGAAGCATGAATATAAAGGAGTTTTACAGAGAGGATAGCCATCTTGATGTAAATGAGGAATCAATAT GGAGAGCAGCTTCTGGTATCTTCAGGTTGCTTAGAGCTGGCTGGAATCAACTTCTTACTCTGCTGTCTTTGCTGAAGGTGTTTATTCTTAGAAA aTGCCTTCCAAAGATTTCCAGGCTATTGCTGTTTCTCAtcccactgctgtttctactAG GTTTATGGTTCTGGGGGTTTGACACCTTCATTGCGCTGTTGCCTCTGTTGAACCGGACAAGAATTGATAAAGTCCAGAGCGTAGATGACTCTACTTATGTTCCTGACCCACAGCCTGATTCTTCTCGTTTTGTACAGCCTCCAAAG GATACCATAAATATATTTGATTCTGCTCGTATAAGTGAGCTGGAAAAGCAGATGGCCTTCGTGTCTGACAGATGCCATCATCACGATGAAGAATATAGCAAAGTGCTGCTTCTACTCCATAATCTtcaagatcaggttgcccagatgggtaacagaaatgaaatattgaagctaataaaaaatGTGATGGATCAACATCTTAAAGATAAGAGACTGGAGGAAAAG aCTGACTTCCTGGCTCTACATCAAGAGCACAACTTGCGCATCATAACGTTGGAAGATCTTCTTAGAAAACTCTCTGCTGAATCTAAG gACATTCAGAAGGAACTTGAAATAgccaaagcaaaaacaataaG AGATGGTGATGAACATAATCAGCTTTTATCCAGAGTTAAAAAGCTAGAACTAGAGTTGTCTCAAGTGAAATCAGAACTATTAACTGGAGAAAGTGTGAAGACAAGTTGTGAGAAAATAGATGTCATTCATGAAAAA GTAGATGCCCAGGTTAAAGAATCTGTCAAGATGATGCTTTTTGGTGATCAACACAAGGACTTTCCTGAATCGCTTCTCCAGTGGCTTACATCCAATTTTGTGACCAGAAGCGATCTGCAAACTTTGCTGCAGGATCTGGAGTTGCAAATCCTCAAGAATATTACTGTACAGATGGCTGTAACAAACCAAAGAATAACATCTGAAGTAGTAACAAATGCTGTGAATAACGCAGGGATTTCTGGAATCACAGAAGCA CAAGCACAGATCATTGTAAACAATGCGTTGAAGCTGTACTCTCAAGACAAGACTGGTATGGTGGATTTTGCCTTAGAATCTGGAG gTGGCAGCATTTTGAGTACTCGCTGTTCTGAAACCTATGAGACAAAAACAGCACTAATTAGCCTCTTTGGAATTCCTCTGTGGTACTTCTCTCAGTCTCCCAGAGTGGTTATTCAG CCGGATATGTACCCAGGAAACTGCTGGGCTTTCAAGGGATCAGAGGGATATCTTGTAGTTAGACTTTCCATGAAGATCTATCCGACTGCCTTCTCATTGGAACACATACCAAAAACACTTTCACCATCAGGAAATATCACCAGTGCTCCTAGGAAGTTTTCAGTATAT GGCTTAGATGATGAATATCAAGAGGAAGGCACATTTCTGGGACAGTATGTCTATGACCAAGAAGGGGAGCCGCTGCAGATGTTTACAGTG gaGAAAAGTGAAAACGTATTCCAAATAGTGGAATTGAGAATTCTTTCTAATTGGGGACATGCAGAATATACCTGTCTTTATCGATTCAGAGTGCATGGGAAACCTGCTGAATAA
- the SUN1 gene encoding SUN domain-containing protein 1 isoform X20, whose protein sequence is MDFSRLHTYTPPQCVPENTGYTYALSSSYSSDALDFEIEHKIDPVFDSPRMSRRSLRLAAAGFNKPDSARNDLLHDSSYAGNVTFRDQSSKMVKQRKSINKQSGSVRDVPRKNLSSSPIFNQSSFLSRASDTSMVSTVLDESSIREQTEVDHFWGLDDDGDPKGSDATLLQRNGDIATAETQTTMINGYTCSDCSMLSERKEVLTAYSASSVPSSRIYSRDRSQKHASRRAASGIFRLLRAGWNQLLTLLSLLKVFILRKCLPKISRLLLFLIPLLFLLGLWFWGFDTFIALLPLLNRTRIDKVQSVDDSTYVPDPQPDSSRFVQPPKDTINIFDSARISELEKQMAFVSDRCHHHDEEYSKVLLLLHNLQDQVAQMGNRNEILKLIKNVMDQHLKDKRLEEKTDFLALHQEHNLRIITLEDLLRKLSAESKDIQKELEIAKAKTIRDGDEHNQLLSRVKKLELELSQVKSELLTGESVKTSCEKIDVIHEKVDAQVKESVKMMLFGDQHKDFPESLLQWLTSNFVTRSDLQTLLQDLELQILKNITVQMAVTNQRITSEVVTNAVNNAGISGITEAQAQIIVNNALKLYSQDKTGMVDFALESGGGSILSTRCSETYETKTALISLFGIPLWYFSQSPRVVIQPDMYPGNCWAFKGSEGYLVVRLSMKIYPTAFSLEHIPKTLSPSGNITSAPRKFSVYGLDDEYQEEGTFLGQYVYDQEGEPLQMFTVEKSENVFQIVELRILSNWGHAEYTCLYRFRVHGKPAE, encoded by the exons ATGGACTTTTCACGTCTACATACGTATACTCCTCCCCAATGTGTGCCAGAGAACACTGGCTATACATATGCACTCAG ttcAAGTTATTCATCAGATGCTTTGGATTTTGAGATTGAGCACAAAATAGATCCAGTGTTTGATTCACCAAGAATGTCTCGGCGTAGTTTACGGTTAGCTGCTGCAGGATTTAATAAACCAGATAGTGCCCGAAATGATCTCCTTCATGACAGCTCTTACGCCGGGAATGTGACTTTCAGGGATCAGTCTTCTAA GATGGTGAAGCAGCGCAAAAGCATAAACAAACAGTCTGGCAGTGTGAGAGACGTGCCAAGGAAAAATCTGTCCAGCTCTCCCATTTTTAACCAAAGCAGTTTCCTTAGCCGTGCCAGCGATACATCAATGGTATCCACTGTGTTGGATGAATCTTCGATTCGAGAGCAGACAGAAGTTGATCATTTCTGGG GTCTTGATGATGATGGTGACCCTAAAG GTAGTGATGCCACGCTCTTGCAGAGAAATGGCGATATAGCAACAGCGGAAACACAGACTACGATGATAAATGGGTACACGTGCAGTGACTGCAGCATGCTTTCTGAACGGAAGGAGGTTCTTACAGCATactctgcttcttctgtgccATCTTCCAGAATTTACTCTAGGGACAGGAGCCAGAAACACGCATCTA GGAGAGCAGCTTCTGGTATCTTCAGGTTGCTTAGAGCTGGCTGGAATCAACTTCTTACTCTGCTGTCTTTGCTGAAGGTGTTTATTCTTAGAAA aTGCCTTCCAAAGATTTCCAGGCTATTGCTGTTTCTCAtcccactgctgtttctactAG GTTTATGGTTCTGGGGGTTTGACACCTTCATTGCGCTGTTGCCTCTGTTGAACCGGACAAGAATTGATAAAGTCCAGAGCGTAGATGACTCTACTTATGTTCCTGACCCACAGCCTGATTCTTCTCGTTTTGTACAGCCTCCAAAG GATACCATAAATATATTTGATTCTGCTCGTATAAGTGAGCTGGAAAAGCAGATGGCCTTCGTGTCTGACAGATGCCATCATCACGATGAAGAATATAGCAAAGTGCTGCTTCTACTCCATAATCTtcaagatcaggttgcccagatgggtaacagaaatgaaatattgaagctaataaaaaatGTGATGGATCAACATCTTAAAGATAAGAGACTGGAGGAAAAG aCTGACTTCCTGGCTCTACATCAAGAGCACAACTTGCGCATCATAACGTTGGAAGATCTTCTTAGAAAACTCTCTGCTGAATCTAAG gACATTCAGAAGGAACTTGAAATAgccaaagcaaaaacaataaG AGATGGTGATGAACATAATCAGCTTTTATCCAGAGTTAAAAAGCTAGAACTAGAGTTGTCTCAAGTGAAATCAGAACTATTAACTGGAGAAAGTGTGAAGACAAGTTGTGAGAAAATAGATGTCATTCATGAAAAA GTAGATGCCCAGGTTAAAGAATCTGTCAAGATGATGCTTTTTGGTGATCAACACAAGGACTTTCCTGAATCGCTTCTCCAGTGGCTTACATCCAATTTTGTGACCAGAAGCGATCTGCAAACTTTGCTGCAGGATCTGGAGTTGCAAATCCTCAAGAATATTACTGTACAGATGGCTGTAACAAACCAAAGAATAACATCTGAAGTAGTAACAAATGCTGTGAATAACGCAGGGATTTCTGGAATCACAGAAGCA CAAGCACAGATCATTGTAAACAATGCGTTGAAGCTGTACTCTCAAGACAAGACTGGTATGGTGGATTTTGCCTTAGAATCTGGAG gTGGCAGCATTTTGAGTACTCGCTGTTCTGAAACCTATGAGACAAAAACAGCACTAATTAGCCTCTTTGGAATTCCTCTGTGGTACTTCTCTCAGTCTCCCAGAGTGGTTATTCAG CCGGATATGTACCCAGGAAACTGCTGGGCTTTCAAGGGATCAGAGGGATATCTTGTAGTTAGACTTTCCATGAAGATCTATCCGACTGCCTTCTCATTGGAACACATACCAAAAACACTTTCACCATCAGGAAATATCACCAGTGCTCCTAGGAAGTTTTCAGTATAT GGCTTAGATGATGAATATCAAGAGGAAGGCACATTTCTGGGACAGTATGTCTATGACCAAGAAGGGGAGCCGCTGCAGATGTTTACAGTG gaGAAAAGTGAAAACGTATTCCAAATAGTGGAATTGAGAATTCTTTCTAATTGGGGACATGCAGAATATACCTGTCTTTATCGATTCAGAGTGCATGGGAAACCTGCTGAATAA
- the SUN1 gene encoding SUN domain-containing protein 1 isoform X2, translating to MDFSRLHTYTPPQCVPENTGYTYALSSSYSSDALDFEIEHKIDPVFDSPRMSRRSLRLAAAGFNKPDSARNDLLHDSSYAGNVTFRDQSSKMVKQRKSINKQSGSVRDVPRKNLSSSPIFNQSSFLSRASDTSMVSTVLDESSIREQTEVDHFWGSDATLLQRNGDIATAETQTTMINGYTCSDCSMLSERKEVLTAYSASSVPSSRIYSRDRSQKHASRGTYFYMSKILRLVRHTAASFASLLVQLFQMVLLKQSYESKAHSDYCGSMNIKEFYREDSHLDVNEESICDDCKGKKQLEIHTTEHMQSSRAKRVARTISHIFSYAGYFVLHMLRTVGAAGWLVSQKVLSLLWLAILSPGRAASGIFRLLRAGWNQLLTLLSLLKVFILRKCLPKISRLLLFLIPLLFLLGLWFWGFDTFIALLPLLNRTRIDKVQSVDDSTYVPDPQPDSSRFVQPPKDTINIFDSARISELEKQMAFVSDRCHHHDEEYSKVLLLLHNLQDQVAQMGNRNEILKLIKNVMDQHLKDKRLEEKTDFLALHQEHNLRIITLEDLLRKLSAESKDIQKELEIAKAKTIRDGDEHNQLLSRVKKLELELSQVKSELLTGESVKTSCEKIDVIHEKVDAQVKESVKMMLFGDQHKDFPESLLQWLTSNFVTRSDLQTLLQDLELQILKNITVQMAVTNQRITSEVVTNAVNNAGISGITEAQAQIIVNNALKLYSQDKTGMVDFALESGGGSILSTRCSETYETKTALISLFGIPLWYFSQSPRVVIQPDMYPGNCWAFKGSEGYLVVRLSMKIYPTAFSLEHIPKTLSPSGNITSAPRKFSVYGLDDEYQEEGTFLGQYVYDQEGEPLQMFTVEKSENVFQIVELRILSNWGHAEYTCLYRFRVHGKPAE from the exons ATGGACTTTTCACGTCTACATACGTATACTCCTCCCCAATGTGTGCCAGAGAACACTGGCTATACATATGCACTCAG ttcAAGTTATTCATCAGATGCTTTGGATTTTGAGATTGAGCACAAAATAGATCCAGTGTTTGATTCACCAAGAATGTCTCGGCGTAGTTTACGGTTAGCTGCTGCAGGATTTAATAAACCAGATAGTGCCCGAAATGATCTCCTTCATGACAGCTCTTACGCCGGGAATGTGACTTTCAGGGATCAGTCTTCTAA GATGGTGAAGCAGCGCAAAAGCATAAACAAACAGTCTGGCAGTGTGAGAGACGTGCCAAGGAAAAATCTGTCCAGCTCTCCCATTTTTAACCAAAGCAGTTTCCTTAGCCGTGCCAGCGATACATCAATGGTATCCACTGTGTTGGATGAATCTTCGATTCGAGAGCAGACAGAAGTTGATCATTTCTGGG GTAGTGATGCCACGCTCTTGCAGAGAAATGGCGATATAGCAACAGCGGAAACACAGACTACGATGATAAATGGGTACACGTGCAGTGACTGCAGCATGCTTTCTGAACGGAAGGAGGTTCTTACAGCATactctgcttcttctgtgccATCTTCCAGAATTTACTCTAGGGACAGGAGCCAGAAACACGCATCTA GAGGCACCTATTTCTACATGAGTAAGATTCTGCGATTGGTCAGACATACTGCAGCATCTTTTGCATCACTATTAGTGCAACTATTTCAAATGGTTTTGCTGAAGCAGAGTTATGAATCTAAAG CTCACTCAGATTACTGTGGAAGCATGAATATAAAGGAGTTTTACAGAGAGGATAGCCATCTTGATGTAAATGAGGAATCAATAT GTGATGACTGTAAGGGGAAGAAACAACTTGaaatacacaccacagagcacaTGCAATCCTCCAGGGCTAAAAGGGTAGCAAGGACCATTTCGCACATCTTTTCTTATGCAG GTTACTTTGTGCTGCACATGTTGCGAACAGTGGGAGCAGCTGGATGGCTTGTGTCCCAGAAGGTGTTGTCTCTACTTTGGCTGGCCATTCTTTCCCCAG GGAGAGCAGCTTCTGGTATCTTCAGGTTGCTTAGAGCTGGCTGGAATCAACTTCTTACTCTGCTGTCTTTGCTGAAGGTGTTTATTCTTAGAAA aTGCCTTCCAAAGATTTCCAGGCTATTGCTGTTTCTCAtcccactgctgtttctactAG GTTTATGGTTCTGGGGGTTTGACACCTTCATTGCGCTGTTGCCTCTGTTGAACCGGACAAGAATTGATAAAGTCCAGAGCGTAGATGACTCTACTTATGTTCCTGACCCACAGCCTGATTCTTCTCGTTTTGTACAGCCTCCAAAG GATACCATAAATATATTTGATTCTGCTCGTATAAGTGAGCTGGAAAAGCAGATGGCCTTCGTGTCTGACAGATGCCATCATCACGATGAAGAATATAGCAAAGTGCTGCTTCTACTCCATAATCTtcaagatcaggttgcccagatgggtaacagaaatgaaatattgaagctaataaaaaatGTGATGGATCAACATCTTAAAGATAAGAGACTGGAGGAAAAG aCTGACTTCCTGGCTCTACATCAAGAGCACAACTTGCGCATCATAACGTTGGAAGATCTTCTTAGAAAACTCTCTGCTGAATCTAAG gACATTCAGAAGGAACTTGAAATAgccaaagcaaaaacaataaG AGATGGTGATGAACATAATCAGCTTTTATCCAGAGTTAAAAAGCTAGAACTAGAGTTGTCTCAAGTGAAATCAGAACTATTAACTGGAGAAAGTGTGAAGACAAGTTGTGAGAAAATAGATGTCATTCATGAAAAA GTAGATGCCCAGGTTAAAGAATCTGTCAAGATGATGCTTTTTGGTGATCAACACAAGGACTTTCCTGAATCGCTTCTCCAGTGGCTTACATCCAATTTTGTGACCAGAAGCGATCTGCAAACTTTGCTGCAGGATCTGGAGTTGCAAATCCTCAAGAATATTACTGTACAGATGGCTGTAACAAACCAAAGAATAACATCTGAAGTAGTAACAAATGCTGTGAATAACGCAGGGATTTCTGGAATCACAGAAGCA CAAGCACAGATCATTGTAAACAATGCGTTGAAGCTGTACTCTCAAGACAAGACTGGTATGGTGGATTTTGCCTTAGAATCTGGAG gTGGCAGCATTTTGAGTACTCGCTGTTCTGAAACCTATGAGACAAAAACAGCACTAATTAGCCTCTTTGGAATTCCTCTGTGGTACTTCTCTCAGTCTCCCAGAGTGGTTATTCAG CCGGATATGTACCCAGGAAACTGCTGGGCTTTCAAGGGATCAGAGGGATATCTTGTAGTTAGACTTTCCATGAAGATCTATCCGACTGCCTTCTCATTGGAACACATACCAAAAACACTTTCACCATCAGGAAATATCACCAGTGCTCCTAGGAAGTTTTCAGTATAT GGCTTAGATGATGAATATCAAGAGGAAGGCACATTTCTGGGACAGTATGTCTATGACCAAGAAGGGGAGCCGCTGCAGATGTTTACAGTG gaGAAAAGTGAAAACGTATTCCAAATAGTGGAATTGAGAATTCTTTCTAATTGGGGACATGCAGAATATACCTGTCTTTATCGATTCAGAGTGCATGGGAAACCTGCTGAATAA
- the SUN1 gene encoding SUN domain-containing protein 1 isoform X4, producing the protein MDFSRLHTYTPPQCVPENTGYTYALSSSYSSDALDFEIEHKIDPVFDSPRMSRRSLRLAAAGFNKPDSARNDLLHDSSYAGNVTFRDQSSKMVKQRKSINKQSGSVRDVPRKNLSSSPIFNQSSFLSRASDTSMVSTVLDESSIREQTEVDHFWGLDDDGDPKGSDATLLQRNGDIATAETQTTMINGYTCSDCSMLSERKEVLTAYSASSVPSSRIYSRDRSQKHASRGTYFYMSKILRLVRHTAASFASLLVQLFQMVLLKQSYESKAHSDYCGSMNIKEFYREDSHLDVNEESICYFVLHMLRTVGAAGWLVSQKVLSLLWLAILSPGRAASGIFRLLRAGWNQLLTLLSLLKVFILRKCLPKISRLLLFLIPLLFLLGLWFWGFDTFIALLPLLNRTRIDKVQSVDDSTYVPDPQPDSSRFVQPPKDTINIFDSARISELEKQMAFVSDRCHHHDEEYSKVLLLLHNLQDQVAQMGNRNEILKLIKNVMDQHLKDKRLEEKTDFLALHQEHNLRIITLEDLLRKLSAESKDIQKELEIAKAKTIRDGDEHNQLLSRVKKLELELSQVKSELLTGESVKTSCEKIDVIHEKVDAQVKESVKMMLFGDQHKDFPESLLQWLTSNFVTRSDLQTLLQDLELQILKNITVQMAVTNQRITSEVVTNAVNNAGISGITEAQAQIIVNNALKLYSQDKTGMVDFALESGGGSILSTRCSETYETKTALISLFGIPLWYFSQSPRVVIQPDMYPGNCWAFKGSEGYLVVRLSMKIYPTAFSLEHIPKTLSPSGNITSAPRKFSVYGLDDEYQEEGTFLGQYVYDQEGEPLQMFTVEKSENVFQIVELRILSNWGHAEYTCLYRFRVHGKPAE; encoded by the exons ATGGACTTTTCACGTCTACATACGTATACTCCTCCCCAATGTGTGCCAGAGAACACTGGCTATACATATGCACTCAG ttcAAGTTATTCATCAGATGCTTTGGATTTTGAGATTGAGCACAAAATAGATCCAGTGTTTGATTCACCAAGAATGTCTCGGCGTAGTTTACGGTTAGCTGCTGCAGGATTTAATAAACCAGATAGTGCCCGAAATGATCTCCTTCATGACAGCTCTTACGCCGGGAATGTGACTTTCAGGGATCAGTCTTCTAA GATGGTGAAGCAGCGCAAAAGCATAAACAAACAGTCTGGCAGTGTGAGAGACGTGCCAAGGAAAAATCTGTCCAGCTCTCCCATTTTTAACCAAAGCAGTTTCCTTAGCCGTGCCAGCGATACATCAATGGTATCCACTGTGTTGGATGAATCTTCGATTCGAGAGCAGACAGAAGTTGATCATTTCTGGG GTCTTGATGATGATGGTGACCCTAAAG GTAGTGATGCCACGCTCTTGCAGAGAAATGGCGATATAGCAACAGCGGAAACACAGACTACGATGATAAATGGGTACACGTGCAGTGACTGCAGCATGCTTTCTGAACGGAAGGAGGTTCTTACAGCATactctgcttcttctgtgccATCTTCCAGAATTTACTCTAGGGACAGGAGCCAGAAACACGCATCTA GAGGCACCTATTTCTACATGAGTAAGATTCTGCGATTGGTCAGACATACTGCAGCATCTTTTGCATCACTATTAGTGCAACTATTTCAAATGGTTTTGCTGAAGCAGAGTTATGAATCTAAAG CTCACTCAGATTACTGTGGAAGCATGAATATAAAGGAGTTTTACAGAGAGGATAGCCATCTTGATGTAAATGAGGAATCAATAT GTTACTTTGTGCTGCACATGTTGCGAACAGTGGGAGCAGCTGGATGGCTTGTGTCCCAGAAGGTGTTGTCTCTACTTTGGCTGGCCATTCTTTCCCCAG GGAGAGCAGCTTCTGGTATCTTCAGGTTGCTTAGAGCTGGCTGGAATCAACTTCTTACTCTGCTGTCTTTGCTGAAGGTGTTTATTCTTAGAAA aTGCCTTCCAAAGATTTCCAGGCTATTGCTGTTTCTCAtcccactgctgtttctactAG GTTTATGGTTCTGGGGGTTTGACACCTTCATTGCGCTGTTGCCTCTGTTGAACCGGACAAGAATTGATAAAGTCCAGAGCGTAGATGACTCTACTTATGTTCCTGACCCACAGCCTGATTCTTCTCGTTTTGTACAGCCTCCAAAG GATACCATAAATATATTTGATTCTGCTCGTATAAGTGAGCTGGAAAAGCAGATGGCCTTCGTGTCTGACAGATGCCATCATCACGATGAAGAATATAGCAAAGTGCTGCTTCTACTCCATAATCTtcaagatcaggttgcccagatgggtaacagaaatgaaatattgaagctaataaaaaatGTGATGGATCAACATCTTAAAGATAAGAGACTGGAGGAAAAG aCTGACTTCCTGGCTCTACATCAAGAGCACAACTTGCGCATCATAACGTTGGAAGATCTTCTTAGAAAACTCTCTGCTGAATCTAAG gACATTCAGAAGGAACTTGAAATAgccaaagcaaaaacaataaG AGATGGTGATGAACATAATCAGCTTTTATCCAGAGTTAAAAAGCTAGAACTAGAGTTGTCTCAAGTGAAATCAGAACTATTAACTGGAGAAAGTGTGAAGACAAGTTGTGAGAAAATAGATGTCATTCATGAAAAA GTAGATGCCCAGGTTAAAGAATCTGTCAAGATGATGCTTTTTGGTGATCAACACAAGGACTTTCCTGAATCGCTTCTCCAGTGGCTTACATCCAATTTTGTGACCAGAAGCGATCTGCAAACTTTGCTGCAGGATCTGGAGTTGCAAATCCTCAAGAATATTACTGTACAGATGGCTGTAACAAACCAAAGAATAACATCTGAAGTAGTAACAAATGCTGTGAATAACGCAGGGATTTCTGGAATCACAGAAGCA CAAGCACAGATCATTGTAAACAATGCGTTGAAGCTGTACTCTCAAGACAAGACTGGTATGGTGGATTTTGCCTTAGAATCTGGAG gTGGCAGCATTTTGAGTACTCGCTGTTCTGAAACCTATGAGACAAAAACAGCACTAATTAGCCTCTTTGGAATTCCTCTGTGGTACTTCTCTCAGTCTCCCAGAGTGGTTATTCAG CCGGATATGTACCCAGGAAACTGCTGGGCTTTCAAGGGATCAGAGGGATATCTTGTAGTTAGACTTTCCATGAAGATCTATCCGACTGCCTTCTCATTGGAACACATACCAAAAACACTTTCACCATCAGGAAATATCACCAGTGCTCCTAGGAAGTTTTCAGTATAT GGCTTAGATGATGAATATCAAGAGGAAGGCACATTTCTGGGACAGTATGTCTATGACCAAGAAGGGGAGCCGCTGCAGATGTTTACAGTG gaGAAAAGTGAAAACGTATTCCAAATAGTGGAATTGAGAATTCTTTCTAATTGGGGACATGCAGAATATACCTGTCTTTATCGATTCAGAGTGCATGGGAAACCTGCTGAATAA